GTGGTGGAGCGGTACACCTCGCCGGGCCGGATCGCGGTGCTGGGGTCGTCGGCGCGGTTGGGGGAGTCCGGGAAGTGCTGGGTCTCCAGCGCCACTCCCGCGTGCGGGCCGTAGGGGTGCCCGCTCTTGCCGGTGATCTCGCCGGCGAGGAGGTTGCCGGTGTACACCTGCATCCCCGGTTCGCTCGTACGCACCTCCAGGCGCCGCCCGGAGACCGGCGCGTGGAGCACGGCGGCACTGCGCGGACGTATCGAGGGGGCGTCGGCGACCACCCAGTTGTGGTCGAAACCGCCGCCGGCCAGACGCAGTTGCTCGTCCTCCTGGGCGAACACCGCGGCAAGGCGGCGCGGGGTGCGCAGATCGAACGGGGTCCCCTCGACGGACCGGTGCGGGCCGCTCGGGATCAGCGCCGGGTCGACCGGTGTCCAGCGAGGTGCGTGGATCTGGAGCTCGTGCCCGAGCACGTCACCGCTGCCCTCTCCCTCCAGGTTCCAGTAGGTGTGGTTGGTGAGATTGACGACCGTCGGCGCGTCGCTCACCGCGTGGTAGTCGAACGTCAGGGCGTCGTCCCGGTCCAGCGTGCAGGTGAGCCGGACGCTCAGATTGCCGGGGAATCCCTGGTCGCCGTCGGGACTGCGCAGGAAGAGCCGTACGCCGGTGCGGTCGGCGGTGTGGACCGGTTCGGCGCGCCACACCCGGCGGTCGAAGCCGTCCGGGCCGCCGTGCAGGCAGTGGCCGGTGTCCTGGGTGTCCAGCTGCCGGACCACCCCGTCCACCTCGAGCCGGCCGCCGGCGATCCGGTTGGCGTAACGGCCCACCGTCGCACCGAAGTAGGAGGCCGGCCCGCGCACCGCAGCGGCATCCGCACCCGCGAGCACCACGTCGGCGAACCGGCCCCGCCGGTCCGGGAGGAGCAGCGAGTGGAGCCGGGCACCGAGGGTGTGGACCTCCGCCCGGGCCTGCCCGGGGAAGCCGAACACCCAACGGTCGCCGGTCCCGGTGTCGGGCAGCCGGTACGGGCGGCCGGAGGGGTCCGGACGCTCGCCGGGCGCCTGCGGCGGGGCGGCCGGTGACTCGGGCGGGTGGTGCATGCGTGTGTCCCTCGATGTCGGATCGGTGGCCCCGGGCCGAAGGGCCAGGGGGATGGCGGGCCGCCGGGTCAGCCCGTGGACTTCCGGTTTCCGCCCAGGAGCCGCTGGAGCACGATGAAGACGAAGAGCAGCGCGCCGATCACGATCCGGGTCCACCAGGAACTCAGCGTGCCCTGGAAGTTGATGACCGTCTGGATCATGCCGAGGACCAGTACCCCGAGCGCGGTGCCGAGGACGAAACCGGAGCCTCCGGTCAGCAGGGTGCCGCCGATCACGGTCGCCGCGATGGCGTCGAGCTCCATGCCGACCGCGTGCAGCGCGTAGCCGGAGAGCATGTAGAACGTCAGCAGCACACCGCCGAGCGCCGAGCACAGCCCGCTCACCGCGTAGACGGCCACCTTGGTCGCGCCCACCGGCAGCCCCATCAGCCGCGCCGAGGTCTCGTTGCCGCCCAGGGCGTGGACGTTGCGGCCGAAGCGGGTGTGGTGCAGCGCCACGAAGGCCACGGCGAGGACGACCAGCGCGATGACCACGGCGGGCGAGACGAACAGCCCGCCGGGCATCACCAGCCGGGTCTGGGCGATCGTGACCGTCGTCTTGTCGCTGATGGAGATCGACTCGGTGCTGATCGTGTAACAGAGGCCGCGCGCCAGGAACATGCCGGCCAGCGTCACGATGAACGGCTGGATCTCGAAGGTGTGGATGACCCACCCCATCAGGGCGCCGCCGCCCGCGCCCACCAGCAGGACCAGCGGAATGACGGCGAACAGGGGCCAGCCCTGCCGCTCCACCAGCCAGGCGGTGAGCATGGTCGACAGCGCCACCACCGAGCCCACCGACAGATCGATGCCGCCGGTCAGGATGACGAAGGTGACACCGATGGCGACCACCAGCAGGAAGCTGTTGTCGATCAGCAGGTTCAGCAGCACCTGGGT
The nucleotide sequence above comes from Streptomyces sp. NBC_00102. Encoded proteins:
- a CDS encoding aldose epimerase family protein is translated as MHHPPESPAAPPQAPGERPDPSGRPYRLPDTGTGDRWVFGFPGQARAEVHTLGARLHSLLLPDRRGRFADVVLAGADAAAVRGPASYFGATVGRYANRIAGGRLEVDGVVRQLDTQDTGHCLHGGPDGFDRRVWRAEPVHTADRTGVRLFLRSPDGDQGFPGNLSVRLTCTLDRDDALTFDYHAVSDAPTVVNLTNHTYWNLEGEGSGDVLGHELQIHAPRWTPVDPALIPSGPHRSVEGTPFDLRTPRRLAAVFAQEDEQLRLAGGGFDHNWVVADAPSIRPRSAAVLHAPVSGRRLEVRTSEPGMQVYTGNLLAGEITGKSGHPYGPHAGVALETQHFPDSPNRADDPSTAIRPGEVYRSTTVLRFSVTEE
- the yjfF gene encoding galactofuranose ABC transporter, permease protein YjfF, which encodes MSTGIAGVADTLARPFRAPLSPRARTRVPLVVTAVLLVAMFAVGSARYDGFFSTQVLLNLLIDNSFLLVVAIGVTFVILTGGIDLSVGSVVALSTMLTAWLVERQGWPLFAVIPLVLLVGAGGGALMGWVIHTFEIQPFIVTLAGMFLARGLCYTISTESISISDKTTVTIAQTRLVMPGGLFVSPAVVIALVVLAVAFVALHHTRFGRNVHALGGNETSARLMGLPVGATKVAVYAVSGLCSALGGVLLTFYMLSGYALHAVGMELDAIAATVIGGTLLTGGSGFVLGTALGVLVLGMIQTVINFQGTLSSWWTRIVIGALLFVFIVLQRLLGGNRKSTG